Proteins from a genomic interval of Zingiber officinale cultivar Zhangliang chromosome 1B, Zo_v1.1, whole genome shotgun sequence:
- the LOC122048633 gene encoding F-box protein At1g67340-like yields MEVGKENGLTHRRGASGGEGGCSGRKRPRAAESGDFFDGLPDELVISILCKLSASAERPSDLIAVLTVCKRLNRLGLDPAVLSKASPDLLAVRANRWSVSSNRFLQRCADAGSPEACYILGMILFYCLRNREVGVWLMAMAALKNHAAALFSLAVIHFNGSGKLKSDRNPKVGVLLCTRAASLCYVDAMRLLGYCFLDGHGVHRDVSEGNDYLLLANAREFSAFLHYSPSSPLRHTRRLRSLSEGLDLWRATPPPEPHPANRFLVEWFATRSGDENGEGLGTCSNGGCGRPETRRHEFSMCSACGLARYCSRACQATHWKYSHKAECTPINQWLDAGIMADEAPLEGGAGGAELVLD; encoded by the exons ATGGAGGTGGGAAAAGAGAATGGACTGACGCATAGGAGAGGGGCATCCGGAGGAGAAGGAGGTTGTTCCGGCCGAAAGAGGCCCCGTGCGGCGGAGAGCGGCGACTTCTTTGATGGCCTTCCGGACGAGCTTGTAATATCCATCCTCTGCAAGCTGAGTGCCTCCGCCGAGAGACCATCCGATCTGATCGCCGTCTTGACAGT GTGTAAGAGGCTGAATCGTTTGGGACTCGATCCCGCGGTTCTGTCCAAGGCGTCGCCGGATTTGCTCGCGGTGAGAGCCAACAGATGGTCCGTTTCCTCTAACAGATTCTTGCAACGCTGCGCTGATGCCGGAAGCCCGGAAGCTTGTTACATCTTGGGCATG ATCCTGTTCTATTGCTTAAGGAATCGAGAGGTGGGCGTCTGGCTTATGGCTATGGCGGCCCTCAAGAACCACGCGGCGGCGCTCTTCTCCCTGGCGGTCATCCATTTTAACGGCAGCGGAAAATTGAAGAGCGACAGAAATCCCAAGGTCGGCGTCCTCCTCTGCACCCGGGCTGCGTCCCTCTGTTACGTGGACGCTATGCGTCTCCTCGGCTACTGCTTCCTCGACGGTCATGGAGTTCACCGCGACGTCTCTGAGGGTAACGACTATCTCCTCCTGGCCAACGCCCGTGAGTTCTCCGCCTTCCTGCACTACTCCCCCTCCTCACCACTCCGCCATACCCGGCGCCTTCGCTCTCTCTCCGAAGGTTTAGACTTATGGCGTGCCACGCCGCCGCCGGAGCCTCACCCGGCGAACCGTTTCTTGGTGGAGTGGTTTGCGACGAGGAGCGGAGATGAGAACGGGGAGGGGCTCGGGACGTGCTCCAACGGCGGATGCGGCCGGCCGGAGACGCGCCGCCATGAGTTCTCTATGTGCTCGGCCTGCGGCCTCGCCAGGTACTGCTCGAGGGCGTGCCAGGCGACGCACTGGAAGTACTCGCACAAAGCTGAGTGCACACCTATCAATCAATGGTTGGACGCCGGCATTATGGCCGACGAAGCCCCGTTGGAGGGTGGTGCCGGCGGCGCGGAGCTGGTCCTGGATTAG